A single genomic interval of Borrelia sp. RT5S harbors:
- the nrdF gene encoding class 1b ribonucleoside-diphosphate reductase subunit beta, whose product MRDYGNREAINWNRLNNGYTKMFWDQNIRQFWVDEEIPISGDKLVWQTLAPEERDVYEKVLGGLTLLDTEQGSVGMPRIALAIDNLDYKPVLGFMGAMEHMHAKSYSSIFSSLSNIDRIDNIFSWVRNYRNFQDKLDLILTRYNNIYDRMSLYKALCTSVFLETFLFYSGFFYPLYLAGQGKMINSGEIINLILRDESVHGVFVGLLAQEEFNKMTNREQELAQKEVLSILERLYSLEHAYTKELYSSIGLEGPVDVFVRYNADKALMNLGFDPIFNIKDVDVNPLVLNGLRTHTKTHDFFSTKGNGYIKPMRVEVLQDDDFA is encoded by the coding sequence ATGAGAGATTATGGTAATCGGGAGGCTATAAATTGGAATAGGCTTAATAATGGATATACAAAGATGTTTTGGGATCAAAACATAAGGCAGTTTTGGGTAGACGAAGAGATTCCAATTTCGGGAGATAAACTTGTTTGGCAAACCCTAGCGCCAGAGGAAAGAGATGTTTATGAGAAGGTATTAGGGGGCCTTACCTTGCTTGATACAGAACAGGGTTCTGTTGGCATGCCAAGAATAGCTCTAGCAATAGATAATCTGGACTATAAACCTGTACTCGGATTTATGGGTGCTATGGAGCACATGCATGCAAAAAGCTATAGTAGCATATTTTCAAGTCTGTCAAACATAGACAGAATAGACAATATATTCAGTTGGGTTAGGAACTATAGAAATTTTCAAGATAAACTAGACTTGATCTTGACCAGATATAACAACATTTACGACAGGATGAGTCTATATAAGGCTTTGTGTACTTCTGTATTTCTTGAAACATTTTTGTTTTATTCAGGCTTTTTTTATCCTTTGTATCTTGCAGGTCAGGGTAAGATGATAAATAGCGGTGAGATTATTAATTTAATATTAAGAGATGAATCTGTGCATGGTGTATTTGTTGGGCTTCTAGCACAGGAAGAGTTTAACAAAATGACTAATCGAGAGCAGGAGCTTGCTCAAAAAGAGGTACTTTCCATACTGGAAAGACTTTATAGCCTAGAGCATGCATACACTAAAGAGCTATATTCTTCTATTGGACTTGAGGGGCCTGTGGATGTTTTTGTGCGCTACAATGCCGATAAGGCTTTAATGAATTTAGGGTTTGATCCTATCTTTAATATTAAAGATGTTGATGTTAATCCTTTAGTCTTAAATGGGTTGCGTACTCACACTAAAACACACGATTTTTTTTCTACCAAGGGCAATGGGTACATTAAGCCCATGAGAGTTGAGGTTTTGCAAGATGACGACTTTGCTTAA
- the nrdE gene encoding class 1b ribonucleoside-diphosphate reductase subunit alpha: MKHLELNNEIMVLKDGFYRLEKDLEALSVFLDEVGSKSLRFGDPNERMHYLIDNNYYEDFYEKYSEEEILEIYAVVRLEGFRFKSYMSASKFYKDYALKNDDRSVYLEEYEDRVIAVSLSLACGDFNYAKSLAIEMIKQRYQPATPTFLNAGKRVRGELVSCFLLEVEDSLNSITFNISSAMQLSKIGGGIALNLSNIRAVGEDIRGIQNVAKGVIPVMKLLEDGFNYADQMGQRKGAGAVYLSIFHYNIEEFLDTKKINADEKSRMQTLSLGVIIPNKFFDIARDGGNFCVFAPHSLFKETGRHLSDIDFDKEYDCLVSNPNIVKKEISARDMLVRIARLQFESGYPYIMYSTACNLNNPLKDIGNIKMSNLCTEIFQIQTPSLIADYGDGDKIGYDVSCILGSLNIVNVVNSDFEHTVDVAMRALTAVVGIVDIKNAPSVKKANEDYHAVGLGVMNLHGFLIKNKIPYESREACDFVRTFFMMLNFYSLKSSMNIAKERGETFKDFTKSEYYKGNYFNMYLSEDFSPRTEAIKKIFNGLKIPDKNAWLCLKDEVRKHGLYHSYRLAVAPTQSISYIQNATTSLMPIVELVEARVYGNSTTYYPMPYLSRENATLFKSAYHMDMRKLIDLISEAQRHVDQGISTLLYVTNEASTRDLVKLYIYAKNKGLKSLYYTRNKNLSVDECILCAI; the protein is encoded by the coding sequence ATGAAACACTTAGAGTTAAATAATGAAATTATGGTTTTAAAAGACGGCTTTTACAGACTAGAGAAAGATCTTGAGGCTTTAAGTGTTTTCCTAGACGAGGTTGGTAGTAAGTCTTTAAGGTTTGGTGATCCAAACGAGAGAATGCACTATCTGATTGACAATAATTATTATGAAGATTTTTATGAAAAATATTCTGAGGAAGAAATACTTGAAATATATGCAGTTGTAAGACTTGAGGGGTTTAGGTTTAAGTCTTACATGAGTGCTTCTAAGTTTTACAAAGATTATGCACTTAAGAACGATGATCGTAGTGTTTATTTGGAAGAGTATGAAGACAGAGTGATTGCAGTTAGCCTCTCTCTTGCTTGCGGAGACTTTAATTATGCTAAAAGCCTTGCTATTGAAATGATTAAGCAGCGTTATCAGCCGGCAACACCTACATTTTTAAATGCGGGGAAGAGGGTCAGAGGGGAGCTTGTTTCTTGTTTTTTGCTAGAAGTAGAGGACTCTCTTAATAGTATTACATTCAATATTTCCTCTGCCATGCAGCTTTCAAAGATTGGAGGTGGAATTGCTTTAAATCTTTCAAATATTAGGGCTGTTGGAGAGGATATAAGAGGCATTCAGAACGTTGCAAAGGGTGTCATACCTGTTATGAAACTTTTAGAAGATGGATTTAATTACGCAGATCAAATGGGACAAAGAAAAGGTGCTGGTGCTGTATACTTAAGTATTTTTCATTACAATATTGAGGAGTTTTTGGATACAAAGAAGATAAATGCCGATGAGAAGAGTCGTATGCAAACGTTATCGCTGGGTGTTATTATTCCAAATAAATTCTTCGATATTGCTCGTGATGGGGGTAATTTTTGTGTATTTGCACCCCATTCGCTTTTTAAAGAAACAGGACGACATTTAAGCGATATTGATTTTGATAAGGAGTATGATTGCTTAGTAAGCAATCCAAATATTGTAAAAAAAGAGATTTCTGCTAGAGATATGCTTGTTCGTATTGCTAGATTACAGTTTGAGTCTGGATATCCTTATATAATGTATTCCACAGCATGTAATTTAAATAACCCACTTAAGGATATTGGTAACATCAAGATGTCTAATCTTTGTACAGAGATTTTTCAGATACAGACTCCCTCACTTATTGCTGATTATGGTGATGGGGATAAGATAGGCTACGATGTTAGTTGTATTCTTGGCTCTTTAAATATTGTAAATGTTGTAAATAGTGATTTTGAGCATACGGTTGATGTTGCAATGAGGGCACTAACGGCTGTTGTTGGTATTGTAGATATTAAAAATGCCCCAAGTGTTAAGAAGGCAAATGAGGATTATCATGCGGTTGGCCTTGGTGTAATGAATTTACATGGGTTTTTAATTAAAAACAAAATTCCTTATGAGAGCCGGGAGGCTTGCGATTTTGTTCGTACCTTTTTTATGATGTTAAATTTTTATTCTTTAAAGAGCAGTATGAACATTGCAAAGGAGAGGGGAGAAACTTTTAAGGATTTTACGAAAAGCGAGTATTACAAGGGAAATTATTTTAATATGTATTTAAGTGAGGATTTCTCACCCAGAACAGAAGCAATAAAGAAGATATTTAATGGTTTAAAAATTCCGGATAAGAATGCTTGGTTATGCCTTAAGGATGAGGTTAGAAAACATGGGCTTTATCACTCTTATAGGCTGGCTGTAGCCCCAACACAGAGCATATCTTACATTCAAAACGCAACAACATCTCTTATGCCCATTGTTGAGCTTGTTGAGGCTAGAGTTTATGGTAATTCAACAACATATTATCCAATGCCTTATTTGAGTAGGGAAAATGCCACCCTTTTTAAGTCAGCTTATCATATGGATATGAGGAAATTAATAGATCTCATTAGCGAGGCCCAGCGGCATGTTGATCAGGGGATTAGTACTCTTCTTTATGTTACAAATGAGGCTAGTACTAGGGATCTTGTCAAGCTTTATATTTATGCTAAAAATAAGGGACTTAAGAGCTTATATTATACAAGGAATAAAAATCTATCAGTAGATGAATGTATTCTTTGCGCAATATAG
- the nrdI gene encoding class Ib ribonucleoside-diphosphate reductase assembly flavoprotein NrdI, whose amino-acid sequence MLVVYASKTGNVGRFIAKTGLQDVFQIETGDETVGEPYVLLTYTAPFGNIPPEVEKFLVNNWKLMVGVAGSGNKNWGDSFCNAVNLIRRKYGVEEILKFELAGNVHDVNNFVERICDETLRVK is encoded by the coding sequence ATTTTAGTAGTATATGCTTCAAAGACGGGAAATGTAGGGCGCTTTATTGCAAAAACTGGTTTGCAAGATGTCTTTCAAATAGAGACTGGAGATGAGACTGTGGGGGAGCCTTATGTTTTGCTTACTTATACAGCTCCTTTTGGCAACATACCACCTGAGGTAGAAAAATTTTTGGTTAACAACTGGAAGTTGATGGTAGGAGTTGCTGGGAGCGGTAACAAGAACTGGGGAGATTCTTTTTGTAATGCTGTTAATTTAATAAGACGCAAATATGGTGTGGAAGAGATATTGAAGTTTGAACTTGCAGGAAATGTGCACGATGTTAATAATTTTGTAGAAAGGATTTGCGATGAAACACTTAGAGTTAAATAA
- the thyX gene encoding FAD-dependent thymidylate synthase yields the protein MMHEHVQEAEEILDKEYKVLCKGFLRLVDYMGSDERIVSAARVSYRDSKAKRDSAGLIDYLIRNEHTSPLEQVVLTFHVKAPIFVARQWMRHRTARINEVSGRYSVMREEFYVPSGGDINKQSVTNKQGRSNVRVDEKTAENLINNLEEHYKRSYKVYHDMVESDVSREIARISLPLSLYTEWYWQIDLNNLFHFVKLRMSSHAQKEIREYAILVLKIAERVVPLATASFKNHILGGVMLSKDELREIKRVLDLSRLHLSELELKRLKEKLGL from the coding sequence ATTATGCATGAACATGTACAAGAAGCGGAAGAAATACTAGACAAGGAATATAAGGTTTTGTGCAAGGGGTTCTTAAGACTTGTTGACTACATGGGTAGTGATGAGCGAATAGTTAGTGCGGCTAGGGTTTCTTACAGGGATTCTAAGGCAAAGCGGGACAGTGCTGGTCTTATTGATTATCTTATAAGAAATGAGCATACAAGTCCTCTTGAACAGGTGGTGCTTACTTTTCATGTAAAAGCTCCAATATTTGTTGCAAGACAATGGATGAGGCATAGGACAGCAAGGATTAATGAAGTTTCAGGTCGTTATAGTGTAATGAGGGAAGAGTTTTATGTTCCCTCTGGGGGTGACATTAACAAACAGAGTGTTACTAACAAGCAGGGGCGTTCTAATGTAAGAGTTGACGAGAAGACTGCTGAGAATTTGATTAATAATTTAGAAGAACACTATAAGAGGTCTTATAAGGTTTATCATGACATGGTAGAAAGTGATGTTTCAAGAGAGATAGCAAGGATATCCTTGCCTTTAAGCTTGTATACTGAATGGTATTGGCAGATTGATTTGAATAATTTATTTCACTTTGTTAAATTAAGAATGTCGTCTCATGCCCAGAAGGAAATAAGGGAATATGCTATTTTGGTATTAAAGATTGCAGAAAGGGTAGTCCCATTAGCTACTGCTAGCTTTAAGAATCATATTCTGGGGGGTGTTATGCTTTCAAAAGATGAATTGCGCGAGATTAAGAGGGTATTAGATCTTTCTAGGCTACATTTGTCAGAGCTTGAATTGAAGAGACTGAAAGAGAAGCTTGGTTTATGA
- a CDS encoding DUF777 family protein — MNQNYDICKSLGSLSNDSSAREEARKYLRENVFICRIGVIKQFDFETQEGIVLIEEYEGLGILTRNISNLRLDLKQGDRVVLLQSSINIFNESDNNYFDKNYFYILNAINPECASIKIDKYSVSSKELDIKSEQLGLNSRNVSLEGESIEVSVKSLVIKADNIDFKGRVYINGKLFESHTHGSGSIVYVNAAGAPTPVTGNTSGVV; from the coding sequence ATGAATCAAAATTATGATATTTGCAAAAGTTTGGGTAGTCTAAGCAATGACTCCTCAGCACGTGAGGAAGCAAGGAAATATTTACGTGAGAATGTCTTTATTTGCAGGATTGGAGTCATTAAACAGTTTGATTTTGAAACTCAAGAGGGAATTGTTTTGATCGAAGAATATGAGGGATTAGGGATCCTCACGCGTAATATTTCAAATCTAAGGCTTGACCTTAAACAGGGCGATAGGGTGGTATTGCTTCAAAGTAGTATTAATATCTTCAACGAATCGGACAATAACTATTTTGATAAAAATTATTTTTACATCCTAAATGCCATAAACCCTGAATGTGCAAGTATTAAGATAGATAAATATAGCGTGTCTTCAAAAGAACTTGACATTAAAAGCGAGCAGTTAGGCCTTAACTCTAGGAACGTAAGTCTTGAGGGTGAGAGCATTGAAGTTTCTGTTAAGTCTTTAGTTATTAAGGCTGACAATATTGACTTTAAAGGAAGAGTGTATATTAACGGTAAGTTATTTGAAAGTCATACACATGGATCTGGTAGCATTGTTTATGTAAATGCAGCAGGCGCCCCTACTCCTGTAACGGGCAATACTTCAGGTGTTGTCTAG
- a CDS encoding DUF693 family protein has translation MLLFQYNFKIEFYSVIKGILGSRPKLIIETKNGAPLVNILISNEYSTVGSMQCKKARLQFFNMPLNFNKSLKIGDVAKIYYGKFSYQKSIDYKFIMAGYLGAPIDFDFENGDFICEYDVYLMLKDTFSNTKLTIKNFGGKSLEEAIRTVFNNKAVIYISRKDRERIIDESFYVSTLKEFIEKLMGKYVHSIFVDAGDLTSEPDTRFVFINFNALSEVKRFYKNLQDYALLFIPQKEVRVLGQSSFNFWNATLLFTDKIKVGDGVQFVNRYGEIVKAVVQETSAHLTNVGDCTLKLKLYDESNELGEVVYESKL, from the coding sequence ATGTTGCTGTTTCAATATAACTTTAAAATAGAATTTTACAGTGTAATCAAGGGAATTCTGGGCTCCAGACCCAAGCTTATAATAGAGACAAAAAATGGAGCGCCCCTTGTTAACATTTTAATTAGTAATGAATATTCCACTGTAGGCTCGATGCAATGCAAAAAGGCACGACTTCAGTTTTTTAATATGCCTTTAAATTTTAATAAGTCTTTAAAAATTGGAGATGTCGCCAAGATTTACTATGGAAAATTTTCTTACCAGAAGAGTATAGATTATAAGTTCATTATGGCTGGCTATTTGGGAGCACCCATTGATTTTGATTTTGAAAATGGTGATTTTATTTGCGAGTATGATGTCTACCTTATGTTAAAAGACACATTTTCAAATACAAAACTTACTATTAAAAATTTTGGTGGTAAATCATTAGAGGAAGCAATAAGGACAGTATTTAACAATAAGGCCGTTATTTATATTAGCAGGAAAGACAGAGAACGCATAATAGATGAGAGCTTTTATGTATCAACTCTTAAAGAATTTATAGAAAAACTTATGGGCAAATATGTGCATTCAATATTTGTAGATGCTGGAGATTTGACCAGCGAGCCTGATACTAGGTTTGTTTTTATTAACTTTAATGCATTAAGCGAGGTTAAGAGATTTTATAAGAATTTACAAGACTATGCGCTCTTATTTATTCCTCAAAAGGAAGTAAGGGTATTGGGGCAGTCTAGTTTTAATTTTTGGAACGCCACACTTCTTTTCACAGACAAGATCAAGGTAGGAGACGGAGTGCAATTTGTTAATCGATATGGAGAAATTGTAAAGGCCGTTGTGCAGGAAACTAGTGCTCATTTAACCAATGTAGGAGATTGCACACTAAAATTGAAACTCTACGATGAATCTAATGAACTAGGCGAGGTGGTGTATGAATCAAAATTATGA
- a CDS encoding DUF792 family protein yields MHSMLEKTTLLIKEIVSQILSLSSASNFIALFPRPDFKGLGYLPQVFFVFPKKGSVEEHLTSISSQRAVINPSNRRSEFVNYNVTANPEVITLHNATLSSLYEKVLLDNLRATPFANSVMEFNSNFIKMQFRERFRAGVYYTVYGPFIGFHETAIINSLKMRSTPFIDELDISLQIKVVQTFNFSNYKG; encoded by the coding sequence ATGCATAGCATGCTAGAGAAAACAACACTACTTATTAAGGAAATTGTGAGTCAAATTTTAAGTCTCTCAAGTGCATCTAACTTTATTGCACTCTTCCCACGCCCTGATTTTAAAGGACTGGGGTATCTTCCTCAAGTTTTTTTTGTATTTCCCAAAAAAGGGTCTGTTGAGGAGCATTTAACCAGCATTAGTAGTCAGAGGGCAGTTATTAATCCTTCAAACAGGCGTAGTGAATTCGTTAATTATAACGTTACTGCAAATCCAGAAGTAATTACTCTGCATAACGCAACGCTCTCATCTCTTTATGAAAAGGTTTTGCTTGACAATTTAAGAGCTACGCCCTTTGCAAACAGTGTGATGGAGTTTAATTCTAACTTCATCAAGATGCAGTTTAGAGAAAGATTTAGAGCTGGAGTTTATTATACAGTGTATGGCCCTTTCATAGGGTTTCACGAGACGGCAATCATTAATTCCTTGAAAATGAGGAGCACTCCGTTTATTGATGAATTAGATATTAGTTTACAGATTAAAGTAGTTCAAACTTTTAATTTTTCAAACTATAAAGGTTAG
- a CDS encoding DUF1322 family protein — protein MSHNIALNDYFSYLKYLRSEACKYYFPVLMGVCTYEEVRQFKYTELVEINKIANLKLKKEIYEKFLAKRACEVL, from the coding sequence ATGAGTCATAATATTGCTTTAAATGATTATTTTTCATATTTGAAATACTTAAGGAGTGAGGCTTGTAAGTATTATTTCCCTGTTTTAATGGGTGTTTGTACTTATGAGGAAGTAAGGCAATTTAAATACACTGAACTTGTAGAAATCAACAAAATTGCTAATTTAAAGCTTAAGAAGGAAATTTATGAAAAATTTTTAGCAAAAAGGGCATGTGAGGTTTTATGA
- a CDS encoding DUF1473 family protein, which produces MRYKLKILSKDKIYEYTLRDIPMYEWDSILGFDVNQETLRRELNDLSVLKRISSLMISPVFFDEFYEIINNNRRHSFLYKYALPTILFAVQYSLVEKIEGLKEPSLVYVESQQDSGGNFVKYSHIDDRWNYESLVSL; this is translated from the coding sequence ATGCGGTACAAGTTAAAAATTTTATCTAAAGACAAGATTTATGAATACACATTAAGAGATATTCCTATGTATGAATGGGATTCTATTTTGGGATTTGATGTTAATCAAGAAACTTTAAGACGTGAGCTTAACGACCTTTCAGTACTTAAAAGAATAAGTTCTTTAATGATATCTCCTGTCTTTTTTGATGAATTTTACGAAATTATTAATAACAATAGAAGACATTCATTTTTGTATAAATATGCCCTTCCCACCATTCTTTTTGCTGTTCAGTATTCTTTAGTAGAAAAAATTGAAGGACTTAAGGAACCTAGTTTGGTGTACGTTGAAAGCCAACAAGACTCTGGTGGGAATTTTGTTAAGTATTCTCATATTGATGATAGGTGGAATTACGAGAGCCTGGTTTCTTTGTAA
- a CDS encoding DUF1463 family protein, translating into MKEYYSLDLVFFSFAGALIDRGRIQYLTSPSTMATASTEDRNVPIPSFRDPRTVTHIFNLEITKGSLDYKLLTKLSNEQFYSNSSKLEKLKPLVFNDQMGLKIVSNSAFFAEVPSRSYSNDNEAVNFVIHAINCEVERN; encoded by the coding sequence ATGAAGGAATACTATTCACTAGATTTAGTATTTTTTAGCTTTGCAGGTGCTTTAATAGACAGAGGGAGGATACAATATTTAACATCTCCTTCCACCATGGCTACAGCAAGTACGGAGGACAGAAATGTTCCAATTCCTAGTTTCAGGGATCCACGTACCGTTACGCACATATTTAATTTAGAGATAACTAAAGGTTCTCTTGATTATAAGCTTTTAACCAAACTTAGCAATGAGCAATTTTACTCTAATTCTTCAAAATTAGAAAAACTTAAACCATTGGTATTTAATGATCAAATGGGCCTCAAAATTGTGTCCAATAGTGCATTTTTTGCTGAAGTGCCAAGTAGGAGTTATTCAAATGATAATGAGGCTGTTAATTTTGTAATACATGCAATCAATTGTGAAGTTGAGAGGAACTAG
- a CDS encoding DUF787 family protein, which translates to MPQDTIKVNLIENKVKLNNVGYYNPLLIYKSDCLSKGHFVLNISNYKESIASIELRQEYSSDETRKKTAETQRTLLAGKFSSLFASEGLRSVDLYIYQDIKEATKFLGEHVHTFVVFIEEPAEGSLKGDCEALRGLARFIVLPTKGKDLPKGLKDRSSSELDGVILVYVKDNDDLHLKFISQYLHQASIFHSVNPYGLTLKASPIYDASLISALRRNNINFYSLLNETGRDGVLAFKEGVDLAGNAIDEAFTYYLLRTEATRELIRIWSRNNRQNSKLSQLKVGDGNNAYTAGLECLFKGFTDAGLIVSFSDIKLELKASNGLALNLSIRVKYNDSFKSVVLDITSDDINDYLKREAV; encoded by the coding sequence ATGCCACAAGATACAATTAAGGTTAATTTAATTGAAAATAAGGTTAAGCTAAATAATGTTGGCTACTATAATCCTTTACTTATTTACAAAAGTGACTGTTTAAGTAAAGGGCATTTTGTTTTAAATATTTCAAATTACAAAGAAAGCATAGCATCCATTGAGCTCAGACAGGAATACAGCAGTGACGAGACTCGGAAGAAGACGGCTGAGACACAGCGAACTCTTCTTGCAGGTAAGTTTTCTTCCCTCTTTGCATCCGAAGGCCTGAGGTCTGTTGATTTGTACATCTATCAAGATATTAAAGAGGCAACAAAATTCCTAGGTGAGCATGTACACACCTTTGTGGTATTCATAGAAGAGCCAGCTGAGGGTTCTTTAAAGGGTGATTGTGAAGCTTTAAGGGGGCTGGCTAGGTTTATTGTATTGCCAACTAAGGGCAAGGATTTGCCCAAGGGTTTAAAGGATAGGAGTTCAAGTGAGCTTGATGGGGTAATTCTTGTCTACGTAAAGGATAATGATGATCTACATCTTAAGTTTATATCCCAGTATCTACATCAAGCATCAATTTTTCATTCTGTAAATCCTTATGGGCTTACACTTAAAGCGAGTCCAATTTATGATGCAAGTTTAATTAGTGCGTTGCGAAGAAACAATATTAATTTTTATTCTCTACTCAATGAAACGGGAAGAGATGGGGTTTTAGCATTCAAAGAAGGAGTTGATCTTGCCGGTAATGCAATTGATGAGGCCTTTACGTATTATCTCTTAAGAACAGAAGCCACCCGTGAGCTCATTCGTATTTGGAGTCGTAACAATAGACAAAATAGCAAACTTAGCCAGTTAAAAGTTGGAGACGGCAACAACGCATACACAGCAGGACTTGAGTGTTTATTTAAAGGTTTCACAGATGCGGGACTGATTGTATCTTTCTCTGACATTAAACTTGAGCTTAAGGCAAGCAATGGATTGGCATTAAATTTATCAATTCGTGTTAAATACAATGACAGTTTTAAAAGTGTTGTCCTAGACATAACTAGCGATGATATTAATGATTATTTAAAAAGGGAGGCTGTTTAA
- a CDS encoding DUF764 family protein, with product MLLGLCESQEFLIKILLKFKEYLRKHCLEIELLNLQGNLYLSDLQDKHPDLLVVRPEGYEGLAPRELRSGGFYENVNEFGLNFTLHFMGFVRDLSERELYRNLHGIYEHFLEFLHSNSHKFEFTKKLKSSDSLSLAYYINATSNLNNNGFVKVSGRRNRAVLGLSQTYRANIQATEIAS from the coding sequence ATGTTATTAGGTTTATGTGAATCTCAAGAATTTCTAATAAAAATACTCCTTAAATTTAAGGAGTATTTAAGGAAGCATTGTCTAGAAATAGAGCTTTTAAATTTGCAGGGTAATCTTTATTTAAGTGATTTACAAGATAAGCATCCCGATTTACTTGTGGTAAGGCCAGAAGGATACGAGGGTCTTGCTCCTCGCGAATTAAGGAGTGGTGGTTTTTACGAGAATGTTAATGAATTTGGGCTAAATTTTACTCTTCATTTTATGGGATTTGTTAGGGATTTAAGTGAAAGAGAGCTTTACCGCAATTTGCATGGCATTTATGAGCATTTTTTGGAGTTTTTGCACTCAAATTCTCATAAATTCGAGTTTACGAAAAAGCTTAAGAGTTCAGATAGCTTGTCACTAGCTTATTACATAAATGCAACAAGTAATTTAAATAATAACGGTTTTGTAAAAGTTTCAGGGAGAAGAAACAGGGCAGTTCTGGGTTTAAGTCAGACCTACAGAGCGAACATACAGGCCACTGAGATTGCAAGTTAA
- a CDS encoding DUF1506 family protein, with translation MNGIEAVNLSLKNSIKRYAQPMFLFKKVLVKNEANASYEKRISKNNVARFAGVFLPLTREEKIELFDTKFFANEFFAKVYTIDFLDFRPEEHVMVNKNLLEIISITGYAQNEIGYTTLILQGL, from the coding sequence GAAGCAGTTAATTTATCTTTAAAGAACAGTATTAAAAGATATGCACAACCTATGTTTTTATTTAAAAAGGTCTTAGTTAAGAATGAGGCTAATGCTTCTTACGAGAAAAGGATTAGCAAAAATAATGTTGCCAGGTTTGCTGGTGTTTTCCTACCACTTACAAGAGAAGAGAAAATTGAGCTTTTTGATACAAAATTTTTTGCCAATGAATTTTTTGCTAAAGTTTATACAATAGATTTTCTTGATTTCAGGCCGGAAGAGCATGTGATGGTTAATAAAAATTTGCTAGAGATTATTAGCATAACAGGGTATGCTCAAAATGAAATTGGCTATACCACTTTAATCCTTCAGGGACTTTAG